The Leptolyngbyaceae cyanobacterium genome has a window encoding:
- a CDS encoding SpoIIE family protein phosphatase, with protein MIQDPITVLLIDDQPMIGEAVRRMLVPEKDITFHYCSDPTKALKVAKSCQPTIILQDLVMPEMDGLLLVRFLRANNAVTKDVPLIVLSSKEEPVIKAKAFELGANDYIVKLPDKAELIARIRYHSKAYANFLKRQEAEAILQAENLRMAKELDMLRQMQQMILPTAEELEAIEGLEIAGFMEPADEVGGDYYDVLYTDGIVTIGIGDVTGHGLESGILMVMTQTAVRTLKEIRELDPVKFLDALNRTIYKNVRRMNSQKNLTLVILTYTSGKVSISGQHEETIVVRNGGYVERINTMDLGFPIGLDEEITDFINHTSVKLNPGDGIVLYTDGIPEAYNIEKEQYGIERLCEVASQNWDGSAEEIKQAIVDDVKEFIGEQKVFDDITLVVLKQKPGFEEEEEEIEEEELLEEELIEEEEEPEPPRKIPEKAQEKKRFPFFRK; from the coding sequence GTGATACAAGATCCCATTACAGTTTTGTTGATCGACGATCAGCCGATGATTGGCGAAGCCGTTCGCCGAATGTTAGTACCAGAAAAAGATATTACTTTTCATTACTGTAGCGACCCTACCAAAGCTCTGAAAGTTGCTAAATCATGTCAGCCGACCATCATCTTACAAGACCTAGTAATGCCAGAGATGGATGGGCTATTATTAGTACGTTTTTTGAGAGCAAACAACGCCGTTACGAAAGACGTTCCCCTGATCGTTCTTTCTAGTAAAGAAGAACCGGTAATTAAAGCAAAAGCTTTTGAATTAGGCGCGAACGATTATATAGTTAAACTACCAGACAAAGCCGAATTGATCGCCCGTATCCGCTATCACTCTAAAGCATACGCCAACTTTCTCAAGCGTCAGGAAGCAGAAGCAATCCTGCAAGCAGAAAACCTCCGGATGGCTAAAGAATTGGATATGTTGCGTCAAATGCAACAAATGATCCTTCCTACGGCAGAAGAACTAGAAGCGATCGAAGGGTTGGAAATTGCCGGCTTTATGGAACCTGCTGATGAAGTGGGCGGCGATTACTATGACGTTCTCTACACTGATGGAATCGTTACAATTGGGATCGGTGACGTAACCGGACACGGGCTGGAAAGCGGCATTCTAATGGTAATGACTCAAACCGCAGTCCGAACTCTCAAAGAAATTCGAGAACTCGATCCAGTTAAATTTTTAGATGCGCTCAACCGGACTATTTATAAAAATGTCCGGCGCATGAATTCTCAAAAAAACTTGACCTTGGTTATTTTGACTTATACATCTGGAAAAGTCAGTATTAGCGGTCAACATGAAGAAACGATCGTAGTGCGAAATGGCGGTTATGTCGAGCGCATCAATACTATGGATTTAGGATTTCCCATCGGTTTGGATGAAGAAATTACCGATTTCATCAATCATACCAGTGTCAAATTAAATCCCGGAGATGGCATAGTACTCTATACCGATGGAATTCCGGAAGCATATAACATCGAAAAAGAACAGTATGGAATTGAAAGATTATGCGAAGTAGCCAGCCAAAACTGGGATGGTTCTGCTGAAGAAATTAAGCAAGCAATTGTCGATGATGTAAAAGAGTTTATCGGCGAACAAAAGGTTTTCGATGACATTACTTTAGTTGTTTTGAAACAAAAACCAGGTTTTGAAGAAGAAGAGGAAGAAATTGAAGAAGAAGAGCTACTTGAAGAAGAGTTGATTGAAGAAGAAGAAGAACCTGAACCACCTCGTAAAATTCCAGAAAAAGCCCAAGAAAAGAAAAGGTTCCCCTTTTTCCGTAAGTGA
- a CDS encoding mechanosensitive ion channel domain-containing protein: protein MNPIILTETTIKEATKNPGDLLKVAIPTLKSFWENLHKMDAVSSSLISLLITGLVTVLLYVLLYYILRPIFRNFERDIALVTLNVSADPILIVCSILTLKFTLGDLAHVKKIPVVEDILTAILIGSVSYCLAQLFTQVFIYYLKEYTKQTEAMWDDVLLPILSAVVPVIIYIFAAGLILKNFGFDLGGIWVALGGATFVLGFALQDILANFFSGIVLLIDTPFRFGDILQLEDGSVGMLKKIGVRVTQVYVFSNHCDVYIPNSELQGHNIVNLSRPTSFYYHSISVKVPPECDLNETKLLLEEIVLAHPDTLGNIDTKLEVIDKYYYNLEEGDDHLQEQQEVGKLRLIAEQEVDFKLEEIEQALEALVVTIQFAEKGGLTSEELENVQQEYEGVLELMGFIVPDEAQANRILFNFEFEENNEEGLVELIRQWYRNWLQDPNLQDDDKYFISDEWERKILLLKKRAQRLYQKIANPKADETRLNDYVTELIEWLKDKLKAPRKKWQEPEIRMVNMDYAEALIYIDMHVSFFVDDIKLEEGKRGERVRSQIYQEIFRHLKNTYLTWNGIIQKEAEEEEGKLVDASKDPNLSNSFVQTAIDPNTAKQGFSFYLSVGKNKSAVNSRNKD, encoded by the coding sequence ATGAACCCCATTATCCTTACCGAGACAACTATTAAAGAGGCGACTAAAAATCCCGGTGACTTGCTTAAGGTAGCGATTCCTACATTAAAAAGCTTTTGGGAAAATCTGCATAAAATGGATGCAGTAAGCTCGAGCTTGATTAGTTTGTTAATCACGGGGTTGGTAACAGTTTTATTATATGTGTTGTTATATTATATTTTGCGACCGATTTTTCGTAACTTCGAGCGGGATATCGCGCTCGTAACGTTAAATGTTTCGGCAGACCCGATTTTAATCGTTTGCAGTATTCTCACTTTAAAATTTACTTTGGGAGATTTAGCTCATGTTAAAAAGATTCCAGTCGTAGAAGATATTTTAACAGCCATTTTAATTGGCTCGGTTAGTTATTGTTTAGCTCAATTATTTACACAAGTTTTTATTTACTATTTGAAAGAGTATACTAAACAAACCGAAGCGATGTGGGATGACGTATTGCTGCCTATATTATCAGCAGTTGTCCCGGTAATTATTTACATCTTTGCTGCTGGGTTGATTCTGAAAAACTTTGGCTTTGATTTGGGTGGTATTTGGGTAGCTTTGGGAGGCGCTACTTTTGTCCTCGGTTTTGCCTTACAGGATATTTTAGCTAACTTTTTTAGTGGCATCGTGCTACTGATCGATACTCCTTTTCGATTTGGAGATATCCTCCAGCTAGAAGATGGTTCGGTAGGAATGCTAAAAAAAATTGGGGTGAGAGTGACTCAGGTATATGTATTTAGCAACCATTGCGATGTTTATATTCCAAATAGCGAATTGCAGGGTCATAATATTGTCAATTTGAGCCGCCCAACTTCTTTTTATTATCATTCTATAAGTGTAAAAGTTCCTCCAGAATGCGATTTGAATGAAACAAAATTATTGCTGGAAGAAATCGTGTTAGCTCATCCAGATACGTTAGGAAATATCGATACTAAATTGGAGGTAATTGATAAATATTATTATAATTTGGAAGAAGGTGACGACCATCTACAAGAACAACAAGAAGTAGGTAAATTGCGCCTAATTGCCGAACAAGAGGTGGATTTCAAGTTAGAGGAAATCGAACAAGCGTTAGAAGCTTTGGTTGTCACGATCCAGTTTGCAGAAAAAGGAGGCTTAACGTCAGAAGAACTCGAAAACGTGCAGCAGGAGTATGAAGGAGTATTAGAGTTGATGGGTTTCATAGTACCTGATGAAGCTCAGGCAAACCGGATACTATTTAATTTTGAGTTTGAAGAAAATAATGAGGAGGGTTTGGTTGAGTTAATTAGGCAGTGGTATCGCAATTGGTTGCAAGATCCGAACTTGCAGGATGATGATAAATATTTTATTTCTGACGAGTGGGAACGGAAGATTCTTTTATTAAAAAAAAGAGCGCAAAGGTTGTATCAAAAAATAGCTAATCCTAAGGCTGATGAAACGCGCTTAAACGATTACGTAACCGAGTTAATTGAGTGGCTCAAAGATAAGTTAAAAGCGCCGAGGAAAAAATGGCAAGAGCCGGAAATTAGAATGGTAAATATGGATTATGCTGAGGCTCTAATTTATATCGATATGCACGTTTCATTTTTTGTCGATGATATTAAATTGGAAGAAGGAAAACGAGGGGAACGGGTAAGAAGTCAGATTTATCAGGAAATTTTCCGCCACTTGAAGAATACGTATCTAACTTGGAATGGGATTATCCAGAAAGAAGCGGAAGAGGAGGAAGGGAAGCTGGTTGATGCTAGTAAAGACCCGAATCTTTCTAATAGTTTCGTACAAACTGCGATCGATCCCAATACGGCGAAGCAAGGATTTTCATTTTATCTGTCAGTGGGTAAGAATAAGTCAGCCGTTAATTCTCGCAATAAAGATTGA
- a CDS encoding metallophosphoesterase, with protein MSFKRRQFLIFGGLSGFGLTFVWKNFQSQQFDRADANPALDAPSEVKSFTTDTEPPLLRFVSIGDTGTGTRSQYAVAEAMAAYHHQNPYDVVVMAGDNIYNYGEIEKINAVFEKPYQSLLKQGVKFYACLGNHDIVTDNGNAQVRYPGFNMQNRRYYTFRRDAVQFFALDTNNNADWQNQLVWLEKELSNSDAPWKVVFGHHQIYSSGHYGVNQPFIQTLTPLFKKYNVQLYINGHDHHYERTRSINGTTYLITGAGAGTRPVGRSEWTEYAASKLSFATYEVYRDRILLNAIGIDKQIFDRGVIPLRTF; from the coding sequence ATGAGCTTCAAACGTCGTCAGTTTCTCATTTTCGGTGGTCTTAGTGGGTTTGGGTTAACTTTTGTATGGAAAAATTTCCAATCTCAACAATTCGATCGCGCTGATGCTAATCCAGCCCTTGACGCCCCTAGCGAGGTAAAATCCTTTACCACCGATACCGAACCGCCCTTGTTGCGTTTTGTTTCCATCGGAGACACCGGCACAGGCACTAGAAGCCAGTATGCCGTAGCTGAAGCAATGGCTGCCTATCATCACCAAAACCCTTACGATGTAGTAGTTATGGCAGGAGATAACATTTACAACTATGGGGAAATCGAAAAAATCAATGCCGTTTTCGAGAAACCCTATCAATCTTTACTAAAACAGGGCGTTAAATTTTATGCTTGTTTGGGAAATCACGATATCGTAACCGATAACGGGAATGCCCAAGTGCGCTACCCCGGTTTTAATATGCAGAATCGTCGATACTATACTTTTCGTCGCGATGCCGTGCAGTTTTTTGCTTTAGATACGAATAATAATGCCGACTGGCAAAATCAACTAGTTTGGTTAGAAAAAGAATTAAGCAACAGCGATGCACCTTGGAAAGTTGTGTTCGGTCATCACCAAATTTATTCCTCCGGTCATTACGGAGTCAATCAACCTTTTATTCAAACTTTGACTCCCTTATTCAAAAAGTACAACGTACAACTTTATATTAACGGTCACGATCACCATTACGAACGCACCAGATCGATTAACGGTACGACTTATTTAATTACTGGTGCTGGTGCGGGGACTCGTCCGGTGGGACGTTCCGAGTGGACGGAATATGCTGCCAGCAAGCTGAGTTTTGCCACCTATGAAGTATATCGCGATCGCATTCTCCTCAACGCTATTGGCATAGACAAGCAAATATTCGATCGAGGAGTTATCCCACTGCGAACTTTCTAA
- a CDS encoding N-acetylmannosamine-6-phosphate 2-epimerase has translation MAIYSETIIQKLHKSLIVSCQAPTDSPLHDPQVIGAMAGAAILRGASGVRIDTPSHVSAVRQRTDAPIIGLWKQQIPGFDVYITPQFEQAKAIALAGADIIAIDATLRKRPGEETLNTLISRIHQELSKPVMADADTIENAIAAVNAGADIVGTTLYGYTNETKHLAPPGFELLAQMVEKLDLPIICEGGIASPQMAQKALQLGAYAVVVGTAITGIDLQVKAYQEAILREREEGKGEK, from the coding sequence ATGGCTATTTATTCGGAAACTATCATTCAAAAGCTGCACAAAAGTTTAATCGTTTCTTGTCAGGCTCCTACTGATTCGCCACTGCACGATCCTCAAGTAATCGGCGCAATGGCTGGAGCAGCGATTTTAAGAGGAGCATCAGGAGTAAGAATCGATACACCAAGTCATGTCAGTGCAGTACGTCAGAGGACGGATGCACCGATAATCGGACTTTGGAAGCAACAAATACCGGGATTTGATGTATATATTACTCCTCAGTTTGAACAAGCTAAAGCGATCGCATTAGCTGGCGCAGACATCATCGCCATCGACGCCACCCTCAGAAAACGTCCGGGGGAAGAAACATTAAATACATTGATTTCTCGGATTCACCAAGAATTAAGCAAGCCAGTTATGGCAGATGCGGACACGATCGAAAATGCGATCGCAGCCGTTAACGCAGGCGCAGATATCGTCGGCACAACCTTATACGGCTACACCAACGAAACCAAACATCTCGCACCTCCAGGCTTTGAACTACTCGCCCAAATGGTAGAAAAATTAGATTTACCAATAATTTGCGAAGGCGGAATCGCTTCCCCCCAAATGGCGCAAAAAGCCCTTCAACTAGGAGCTTATGCCGTGGTTGTCGGCACCGCCATTACAGGCATCGACCTGCAAGTAAAAGCTTATCAAGAAGCTATTTTAAGAGAGAGGGAAGAGGGAAAGGGAGAAAAGTAG
- a CDS encoding ATP-binding protein, whose translation MPSCQNSILCRCLPLPTFARLRDFLARFAQRLKEQAPLASSKQGILDSEKFILFLNENILTSLAIPEGTVAEKFAILVSENFSVLLLGNKYQKIEQLQAENLADNQLIEVGLTFDSNAIAEFLTDLANLCETNPLATQTLTSACQIIQPNDAKLQSEFTLSLLEILSVDSKEENPPDRVYPHVWVCEPVHHALGQQLEQEQLLYQVTSQIRQSLELPVILQTAVEQVRNFLQADRLLIYQFENSLKLNNSQNLAGEESGESAFTSVSVTSSFKEVEPLGETCNIGGCWGRITYEARGAESIPSVLNFAEEKNCFIYVPNCHEKYRKGFTLAVEDVETAYLFSPCLLELMRQIKVRSKLAVPIVIQDKLWGLLIAHQCFEPRQWQASEQKFLRHIAEHLAIAIYQAQLYGELQKQKETLEERVISRTQELHDILLAAQSANRAKSEFLSTMSHELRTPLTCVIGLSATLLRWSFGQLTQKQREYLQTIHDNGEHLLELINDILELSQLEAGKTILNISEFSLSQLASQSLQNLKEKARQRGVDLSLSLSIQPQQDRFLADPKRLKQILFNLLSNGVKFTPEGGEVILRVWVEGNTAVFQVEDSGIGIPENQLPLLFEKFQQLDTSYRRQYEGTGLGLALTKQLVELHRGRVEVESTVGEGSIFTVWVPLPLSSTIGNLNGNATAHDEIPQGRIVLIENDEETATLICDILTAAGYQMVWIVEGSTALKQIEILQPLVAIVEINLQGMNGYDVIQQLRISSTIPPLKIMAIATKETLENNAANAKAKPDDYITKPIQPQHLLNQIKLLIKMEIDN comes from the coding sequence ATGCCAAGTTGTCAAAATTCCATTTTATGTCGTTGTTTACCCTTGCCTACCTTTGCCAGGCTGCGAGATTTTCTGGCACGGTTTGCCCAAAGGTTAAAAGAACAGGCTCCCCTAGCTTCCTCCAAACAGGGGATATTAGACTCGGAAAAATTTATCCTATTTTTGAATGAAAATATATTAACTTCTCTCGCGATACCCGAAGGCACGGTAGCAGAAAAATTTGCGATCTTAGTATCAGAGAATTTTAGCGTCCTATTGTTGGGAAATAAGTACCAAAAAATCGAACAGTTACAGGCAGAAAATCTTGCTGACAACCAATTAATAGAGGTAGGGTTAACTTTCGACTCAAATGCGATCGCAGAATTTCTCACCGACTTAGCCAACCTCTGCGAAACCAACCCCTTAGCTACGCAAACCCTCACTTCTGCTTGCCAAATCATACAACCCAACGACGCCAAGCTTCAGAGCGAATTTACCCTCTCGTTACTAGAAATTCTTTCTGTAGATAGTAAAGAAGAAAATCCTCCCGATCGAGTTTATCCTCATGTTTGGGTCTGCGAACCGGTACATCATGCTTTGGGACAACAATTAGAGCAAGAGCAACTTTTGTACCAGGTAACAAGCCAAATTCGCCAGAGTTTAGAATTACCAGTTATCTTGCAAACTGCGGTCGAGCAAGTCAGAAACTTTTTACAAGCAGATCGTTTATTAATATATCAATTTGAGAATTCGCTAAAATTAAACAACTCTCAGAATTTGGCAGGAGAAGAATCGGGTGAATCGGCTTTTACTTCTGTTTCCGTTACCTCCTCATTTAAAGAAGTAGAACCGTTAGGAGAAACTTGCAACATTGGAGGCTGTTGGGGAAGAATTACCTATGAAGCAAGAGGAGCGGAAAGCATTCCTTCCGTACTCAACTTTGCCGAAGAAAAAAACTGTTTTATTTACGTACCTAATTGCCATGAAAAATATCGGAAAGGTTTTACATTAGCAGTAGAAGATGTCGAAACGGCTTACCTATTTTCTCCCTGCTTATTAGAATTGATGCGACAAATTAAAGTGCGATCGAAGTTAGCCGTACCGATAGTTATTCAAGACAAATTATGGGGATTACTAATCGCCCATCAATGCTTTGAGCCACGCCAATGGCAAGCTAGCGAACAAAAATTCTTGCGTCACATCGCAGAACATTTAGCGATCGCAATTTACCAAGCCCAACTATATGGCGAATTGCAAAAACAAAAAGAAACTCTCGAAGAACGAGTAATTTCCCGTACCCAAGAATTACACGACATACTGCTAGCAGCGCAATCCGCCAACCGCGCGAAAAGCGAATTTCTCTCTACCATGAGTCACGAATTGCGGACTCCCCTGACTTGTGTAATTGGGTTATCTGCAACGCTATTGCGTTGGTCATTCGGTCAACTCACCCAAAAGCAAAGGGAATACTTACAAACCATTCACGATAACGGAGAACACCTGTTAGAGTTAATCAACGACATCTTAGAATTATCTCAACTGGAAGCAGGTAAAACGATCTTAAATATCAGCGAGTTTTCTTTATCTCAATTAGCCAGTCAAAGCTTGCAAAATCTTAAAGAAAAAGCTCGTCAACGGGGAGTTGACTTATCCTTAAGTTTAAGCATTCAGCCACAACAAGACCGCTTTTTAGCCGACCCCAAACGCCTGAAACAAATCCTTTTCAATCTCTTAAGTAATGGAGTAAAATTTACCCCTGAAGGCGGGGAAGTTATTTTGCGAGTTTGGGTAGAAGGCAATACAGCCGTATTTCAAGTAGAAGATAGTGGAATCGGAATTCCCGAAAATCAATTACCTTTACTTTTCGAGAAATTTCAACAATTAGACACTTCTTACCGCCGTCAATACGAAGGAACGGGACTGGGTTTGGCTTTAACAAAACAACTGGTAGAATTACATCGAGGTCGAGTGGAAGTTGAATCGACAGTTGGGGAGGGATCGATTTTTACAGTTTGGGTACCGCTACCGCTTTCCAGCACGATAGGTAATTTGAATGGCAATGCAACCGCTCATGACGAGATTCCTCAAGGTAGAATTGTTTTGATCGAAAATGATGAAGAAACAGCTACTCTAATTTGCGATATTCTCACGGCTGCTGGTTACCAAATGGTTTGGATTGTGGAAGGTTCTACCGCTCTCAAACAAATTGAAATTCTCCAGCCTTTAGTAGCGATCGTAGAAATTAATTTACAGGGTATGAATGGTTATGATGTAATTCAACAATTGCGTATTTCATCTACGATACCGCCACTAAAAATTATGGCGATCGCTACTAAAGAAACTTTAGAAAATAATGCTGCCAATGCCAAAGCCAAACCAGATGATTATATAACCAAACCTATTCAACCACAACATTTACTGAATCAAATTAAATTACTAATTAAAATGGAAATTGATAATTAG